From a region of the Paraburkholderia hospita genome:
- the recR gene encoding recombination mediator RecR — MKQPSALSALVEALRALPGVGPKSAQRMAYHLMQHDREGAEKLGRSLLFATEHLQHCEKCNTFTEAQICEVCSDSERDPTLLCVVETPADQIMLEQTMTYRGLYFVLMGRLSPLDGIGPKEIHFDRLVRRASDGVVKEVVLATNFTNEGEATAHYLGQTFKARGLSVTRLARGVPVGGELEYVDAGTIARAMLDRRSM; from the coding sequence ATGAAACAACCTTCCGCCTTGTCGGCGCTCGTCGAAGCGCTGCGTGCGCTGCCCGGCGTCGGTCCGAAGTCCGCGCAGCGCATGGCGTATCACCTGATGCAGCACGATCGGGAAGGCGCCGAAAAACTCGGCCGCTCGCTGCTGTTCGCCACCGAGCATCTGCAGCACTGCGAGAAGTGCAACACGTTCACGGAAGCGCAGATCTGCGAGGTCTGCAGCGACAGCGAACGCGATCCGACGCTGCTGTGCGTCGTCGAAACGCCCGCCGACCAGATCATGCTCGAACAGACCATGACCTATCGCGGCCTGTATTTCGTGCTGATGGGGCGCCTCAGTCCGCTCGATGGCATCGGCCCCAAAGAAATCCATTTCGACCGGCTCGTCAGGCGTGCGTCGGACGGCGTCGTCAAGGAAGTCGTGCTCGCGACCAACTTCACCAACGAAGGCGAGGCGACGGCCCATTATCTCGGCCAGACGTTCAAGGCGCGCGGCCTGTCCGTCACGCGGCTCGCGCGCGGCGTGCCTGTGGGCGGCGAACTCGAATATGTCGACGCGGGCACGATCGCGCGCGCGATGCTCGACAGGCGTTCGATGTAA
- a CDS encoding YbaB/EbfC family nucleoid-associated protein, translating to MMKGQLAGLMKQAQQMQENMKKMQEQLALIEVEGQSGAGLVKVTMTCKNDVRRVSIDPSLLADDKDMLEDLVAAAFNDAVRKAEATAQEKMGGMTSGLPLPPGFKLPF from the coding sequence ATGATGAAAGGTCAACTCGCCGGGCTGATGAAGCAGGCCCAGCAGATGCAAGAAAACATGAAGAAGATGCAGGAGCAACTCGCGCTGATCGAAGTCGAGGGGCAGTCGGGTGCGGGCCTCGTCAAGGTGACGATGACCTGCAAGAACGACGTGCGCCGCGTGTCGATCGATCCGAGCCTGCTCGCCGACGACAAGGACATGCTCGAAGACCTCGTCGCCGCTGCCTTCAACGATGCCGTGCGCAAGGCAGAAGCCACCGCGCAGGAAAAGATGGGCGGCATGACTTCGGGCCTGCCGTTGCCGCCGGGATTCAAGCTGCCGTTCTAA